In the Candidatus Omnitrophota bacterium genome, AATGGATCCGCCGGCCACCATCACGTCGGCCAGCTCCAACCCCATCAGCCGAAACAGCGGCCGGCTCGCCCAGAGAAAGACGGCAGCGACGAGGAACGCGGTCGCCACCGCCTCGGTGGCGGCGCGCTGCCGCTGCCGGCTGCTCAGGCGATGCGAGAGCTGCCAAAACACCGGCAGCAAGCCCACGCCGTCGAAGGCGATAAACAGCGGCACAAACGCGTGCCAAAAACGCTCCATCATAGGAAGAAATATTATAACGCCAATCGGCGGAGATTGCGAGAGCTACGGATCCGACGTGAGGCGCTGCCGGGCGGCTGCCAGGTTGCGGCGCGCAGCCGCATGGGCGGGCTGTTGCCGCAAGAGCTCCGCGTACTGGGCGATCGCATCAAGCGTCTTCCCTTGATGCAACAGGACATTGCCGAAATTGAGCCGAGCCTCCGCCAGCGTAGGATCATCGCGGATGGCCGCGGCGTACGCGGCGGCGGCCTCCGCCCAGCGGTCTTGTTGCGCATACGCATTGCCGAGATTGTACCGGACGGTCGCCGCATGCGGAGCGATCTGCAGCGCGCGGTGATAGGCGGCGATGGCCGCCGACGGCTGTCCGAGCCTCATGTGGACATTGGCCGCGTTGTTGTGCGCCTCGATCAGCAAAGGGTTGATCGCCAGCGCGCGCTGGTACCGCCGCATCGCCGCACCCAGATCGCCTTGCTGCTCCAGGATCTTGCCGAGATTGCTGTGCGCCTCGGCGTAGTCAGGCTTCAGCTGGAGCGCTCGTGTTAATTGCGCGCGCGCCTCATCGCGCCGTCCAGCGTCGATCAGCGCATTGCCGAGATACAGACGCGCTCGGGGATTATCCGGGCGCGCCGCCACCGTCGCCGCCCAGATCGCGTCGCTGCTGCGATAGTCGGCGTTTCGCCGAATCGTGCGGCTCCCCAGCACGACGACCGACACCGCGAGCAGTCCGGCGGCGATCCGGGGACGCGCAGACGGCGGAGCGAACCGCCCGAGCAGGCGCCATGCGCCGAGCACGATCAGGGCGATGATCGGAGCCAGCGGCAGATACATGCGGTACTCGCAGGCGGCATCGGCGAGCGGAACGACGCTTGAGCTGAGGGCTAGCAGCGCCACGGCGATCGCCGCGAGTCCGCCCGCGACCGGCGCTCGGCGCAGCGCCCAGCCAATGAGGATGAGGACCGCCACGCATCCCAGCGCCGCCGGCCACACATCAGCCAACCGGGTGCTGAGCGGCCACGCGTAATCCAGTGCGAGCGGCGAAGGCCACACGACAAGCCGCAGATAATGCCACACGACCTTCGTCTGCGTGAGCAGGTAGGCCCATGGGGTGACCGGCTGATACGGGAAGCTGGCCTCCGGCGCTGCCAGGACGGTGATGAACGGCAACACCCCGCCGATGATCGCGCACACCGTGATCAGGGAGAGGAACAGGGAGCGGCGCTGACACCGCGCATCTGCCTCTGTTCGTGATAGGACAAACCGATCGTACGCGAAGGCGACGAACGGCAAGGTGGCCATGCTTGGCTTGCTGGCCATGCCGAGCCCGCACCAGACCACGGCCGCCATGCGCCACCTTCGAGGATGCGCCGCCTCAGCGCTGCGGATGACGCTGTAGAGCGCGGCACAATAGCAAAGCCCCATCAACGATTCGGAGCGTTGGATGATGTAGGTGACGCTCGCGGTCTGCAGCGGATGGACCAGCCAGATCAGGGCCACCGCCAGTGCGAGCCCCTCGGCAGCGCCTGAGGTGCCCGGCCCTTCAGGAAGCCTCTGGCGCATCCTGATGGTTCGGCGGGCGATGCCGAAGAGCGCCAGCGACGCGGCAAGATGAATCGCCAGGTTCACCGCGTGATACCCCCACACCGTCACCCCGCCCAACGCGTAGTTGAGGGCCAGCGTGAAGGTAATGAGCGGGCGGCCGTTGAATGCGCCGCGCTCGGCCGCCGTCAAGACATCCCACAACGGCCAGAGATGGTGGACGTGCCGATTCGTCACGATCGCGGGAATATCGTCGAAGATGAACGGCCCGCCGAAACTATTGTGGTACGCCCAGAGCCCGGTGAGAATGATTAAAATCTTAAACCATGAGGACGCAGATTGCGGCAGATGGCTTCGCAGATGACCGCTGATCCGCGGAAATCTGCGCTGAGAATCAGCGGTGATCGGCGTTATCGGCATCAAGATCTAGGGCGGCACTGCGAAGCAGCAGCTGGGTATACGCCTGCTGCGGCTGCGTGGTGATCAACTCGGTCGGTCCGACCTCGACGAAGCGGCCGCGGCGCATCACGGCGATGCGCTCACACAAGGACGCCACGGCCCGCACATCATGGGAGATGAAGAGCAGCGCCATCGTTCGCCGCTGCGAGAGATCGCGCAAGAGGTCGATGATCTGCGCGCCCACCGAGACATCCAAGGAGGCAATGGGCTCATCGCAGATCACGGCATCAGGTTCAACCGAGAGTGCCCGCGCAATCCCCACCCGCTGACGCTCCCCCCCGCTGAGCTGACGCGGATACCGCGCCGCGAATGAGGCGGGCAGCTTGACGGCCTCCAGAAGCTCTGCGACCCGCCGGCGCAAGGCAACCCCTCGAGCCAATCGGTGGATGACCAAGCCTTCGCCAACCGTCTCTCGCACCGTCATGCGAGGATTCAGGCTATTCATCGGGTTCTGAAACACGTATTGGATCCGCCCAGATCGCCGAACTTCCCCGCGGGTCGGAGGGAGCAAGCCAACCATGATTTTCGCCAAGGTGGTCTTCCCGCACCCGGACTCTCCAACGATGCCGAACCGTTCCCCCGGCAGAAGGCGGCACGTCACCCCATCAACGGCAGGAATCGCCGGCAGGCTCCGCCCCCACAGCGCCGCCCGGGGATGAAACCTCTTCTCAACAGCCATCGCGTCGATCACCGCGTCAGCCATGCGCCTTCCGCAAGACCTCGGATGTTGATCCCAACGCCATCAGCCGGCCGGCCTTCATCACGCCCACGCGGTGTGCTAGCCGCTCCACCACGAGCAGATCATGCGTGATCAGCAGGACCGCCAGGTTCAGCCGTCGCTGGAGGTCGCGCAGGAGGCGCAAGATGTGCACCTGCACGGTCACATCGAGCGCCGTCGTGGGCTCATCAGCCACCAGCAGAACCGGCGCAGCGGCCAACGCCATGGCGAGCATGACGCGCTGCTGCATGCCGCCGGAAAATTCATGCGGGTAGGCTGACATCCGTCCGGCAGCCGAATCCATTCCCACGCGTTGCAGCCACTCCACCGCCAGCGCGCGGGCGGTGATCCCGCGCGATGCCGTATGCAGCCTCATAGCTTCGATGAGCTGCTCGCCGATCGTCAGCACAGGATTCAGCGAGGTGGCCGGCTCTTGAAACACATACGCGATCTTCCCGCCGCGGATCGCGCGCAATTGCGCAGGCGACGCCTCGAGGAGATTGGCCCCCTCCATCATCACCCGGCCGGAGATCACCGCCGGCGGAACCGGCAGCAGGCGGGTCAGGGCCAGGGCCACACTGCTCTTGCCTGAACCGGATTCACCGACGAGGGCGAGGATTTCGCCGGGCTCCACGTCAAAGCTGACCCCGCGCACCGCCGTGGTCAGTTGATCACGGCTCCGGTACGACACAGAAAGGCTCTCAATGCTCAATAATGACATAGCTTCCAGGCGATCTCAGATATCGCGATGCGCGATATCTGAGATCAGACCTTGCTGATCCGCTCGCGGATTCCTTCCCCCAAGAGGTTAAACGCCAACACCGTCACCAGAATGCACAGCCCCGGGCACACGGTCAGCCACCACGCGATCCCGAGCGCGATCCGTCCTTCATTGAGGATATTGCCCCAGCTCGGCGTGGGCGGCTGCACGCCTAAGCCGAGGAAGCTGAGCGCTGATTCCGTCAGAATCGCCCCGCCGACCCCAAGTGTCGCGGCGACCAGCACCGGGGCGATGGCATTCGGCAGCAAATGCCGGCACAGCAGCCTGGCGGAGGAGGCGCCGAGCACGCGGGCCGCCAGCACAAACTCCCGCTCTTTCAAACTCAGCAATTCCGCGCGGACGAGCCGCGCGACCCCCATCCAACTGGTGAGGCCGATCACCACCATGATCAGCTCAATGCTCGGCCCCACCAGCGCGATGACCGCGAGCAACAGGAAGACCGTGGGAATCGACAGCATCGTGTCAACCAGGCGCATGAGCACCGCATCAACCCATCCGCCAAAGAAGCCTGCGCACGCGCCGAGCAAGGTGCCGACCACCACCGCGATGCTAACCGCGATGACGCCGACCAGCAACGAAATGCGCGCCCCCCACATCAGGCGGCTCATGACATCGCGGCCAAGCTGATCGGTGCCCAGCCAATGCGCCATCGACGGCGGCTCAAGGGCCTGCGAAAGATTCACGTGGGTCGGATCGCACGGAGCAAGCCACGGCGCCGCCACTGCCACGAAGAAGACAACCAGCAACACCACCGCTCCGACAACCGCCGCGCGAGTACTCATCCTAATGGATTTCCGATTGTCGATTGAAAATCACACATCGACAATGAATCGTCAATCGAACATCGTCAATCGTCAATGTCATGTGGTTTTGCCGACGCGGATGCGTGGATCAGCCGCCGCATACGCGATGTCGGCGAGCGCATTGCCGATCAGCGTCAGCACGGCTCCGATGGTCACGAGCGCCATCACCACGGGATAATCCCGAGCCATCACCGCGTCATACAGCAGCCGCCCCATCCCTGGGATGGAGAAAATGGTCTCCGCAATGACGCTGCCGCCGATCAGATCCGGCACGGACAGACCCAGGATCGTGATCAACGGCAGCAGCGCGTTGCGCAACCCGTGATGGAACAGCACGCGCGACTCCGCGACCCCCTTCGCTCTCGCCGTCCTGATGTAGTCCGCGCGCAGCACCTCGGCCATACTGGAGCGCATGTAGCGAGAGAGGCCGGCCAGGCTGGCAAACGCCGTCATCCCGACCGGCAAGACGAGATGCCAGGCCAAGTCAGCGCCGCGCTGCCACCATGGGAATGATTCATAGTCGACGGTATGCATGCCGGAAATTGGCAGCCATCCCAGCCGCACCCCGAAGAACTCCATGCCCAGGAGGGCCAACCAAAATGTCGGGATGGAGTACCCGACAAACACGAACACCGTTGTGGCCTGGTCAAAACGGCTGCCTGGAGAGGCGGCCGCGAGGACGCCCAGCGGGATGGCGATGATGAGGATGAGTGCCAGCGAGGCGATATTAATCGTCAGGGTGACCGGCAGCCGCTCCAAAATTTTCTCACCGACGGGGCGATCATCAAGAAATGAGCGGCCAAAATCGAGCTGAACGACTCGGCGGAGCCACCCAAGATACTGACGGATGAGCGGCTGGTCCAAGCCGTAGAGCTGCGCTAATCGTTGGCGGACTTCGAGGGAGACCTTGGGGTTGAACGCCCCGGCCGCATCCACCGGCTTGCCCGGGGCCAGATGCATGATGCCGAATGACACCACGGTAATGAGGAAAAGGATGGGGACGAGACCGATGAGACGACGCACCAGATATGTCAGCATTCACATCGCGCGGTCGTTCATCGTTCAGGGGACAAGTTGTTTGCTCTTGTAGCGCTGCTCGGCGGAAGGGACGTACCAGTCGATGAAATTGTGGCCGATGCCAATCGGTGTCGCGCGCACACGGCGAAAGCGCGAGGCGACGATCGGCAGCGCATCGCTGACGAACAGAAACGTGTAGGGTTGATCCTCATACAGCCGCCGATGCACCTCATGATAAATGCGCTCGCGCTCGACCCGATCAAAGACGCGCCGCCCGTCCTCAAGCAGCCGATCCACGTCGCGATTGGCATAGCCGACAAAATTGTACTGCCCTTCCTTGGTTTCTGAGGAATGGAACAAGCTGAAGAGATCCGGATCGCGCGAGAGGTTCCAGGCCAGCAAGACGGCCTCAAAGCGGCGCTTATCGATGAACTCATGGACGAACACGCTCCATTCCACGACGCGGATGTTCATCTCGATGCCAATCGTCCTGAGGTGCTGTTGGATGAGCTCCGCCACCTGCTGCCGCACCTCATTTTGATTCGTCAGCAGCGTGAAGCGAAACGGCGCCCCAGCCTTGTCGATCACGCCATCGCCGTCATGATCCGCCCACCCGGCAGCGGCAAGCAGGCGCTTCGCCGATGCCAGATCCCGAGGCGCTGGGATCACGGAGGGATCATAGGCCCACGACTCTTTGGGATACGGGCCGGTCGCCACCTGGCCTAACCCATAGAGCACCCCGTCGACGATCGCTTGCTTATCCAGGGCGAGGTTGATGGCTTGGCGGACCCGGACATCCCGAAACCGCTCATCGGCGAGATTGTAGCCGACATAGGTAAAGCCGAAGGAGGGATAGCGAAACTTCTGGTAGGACCGGCTGATCGCCGGCCGATTCGTGAGTTTGGTGAATTGCAGCGGTGTCAGGCTCGTCGAATCAACCCCGCGGGTCAGCAGCTCAAGAAACAGCGTGGTCTGATCCGGGATGACGCGATAGAGATACCGATCAATCCACGGCCGATGCTCGAAATAATCCGGGTTCGCCGCCAGCTCGATGAGCTCGCCGGTCTTCCAACGGACGAACCGATACGGGCCATGGCCGATGGGACGGCGAAGCAGCGGTGTGCGGCTGACGTCGTCATGCTCCAGCAGATGCTCAGGCATCACCCCGATCATCCAGCTTTCGAGGGCCGGGGAAAATGGCTCCCGATAGGTGACGCGGACGGTGCGCGCATCCAGGACCTCAACCGATTTCACCAGCGCGTAGTTGCTGGAAAACGGCGTGGGCACGGCAGGATCGATGAGCTTTTGATACGTAAACCGGACATCCCTGGCGGTGACCGGCACACCATCATGCCATCGCACGTTGGGCCGCAAGACAAACGTGATGGTCATGCCGTCAGGGCTGACGTCCCATGACTCGGCCAGGTCCCCGACGATGTCCAGCCGCTCGTTGTATTTCAGCAAGCCGTTGAAGAGGAGGCCGACGATGTCTCCCGAGGCGGAATCGGAGGCGAGAATCGGCAACAGCCGGCTGGCGTCGCCGATCGATCCTTCAATGATCGCATCCCCAGCCACCGGATGGTCCTGCGCGGCGTCGCACAGCGAAGGGGTGAGGAGGAGTGTGAACAGCAACACTCCTCGGCGAACTGTCACTATGGCGTGGTGGTCGAAGGCGGTGCGCTGGATGGTGTGCTCGGCGCCGTCGTGGTCGGTGCTGCTGGAGTCGCAGGTGTGGGGATCGAGGGTGTTCCTGGTGGCAAGGCCGCCGGCAATTGATCAATGGACATGGGCAGTTGCTCAGTCACCGAGCGCCCGCGCGCGCTGGAGAGCACCGCCAGCGACAGGCACGTCACCATAAACAGCGCGGCGACCCCGGCCGTGAGTTTTGTCATCACCAGGTTGGCTCCGCCGCCGAACAATGATTGCGCCGCGACTCCGCCCATCGTCTCCGCCATGCCGCCGCGCCCTCCCTGCAGCAGCACGACGATGACGAGAAACAACGCCACGAGCACATGGATCACCATCACGAGTCCGTACATTATTTCACCACCACTTTCGCTTCGGCTGCCGCCTTGACGATCGCTGAAAACGCCTCGTCCTTGAGACTGGCCCCGCCGACGAGGGCCCCGTCCACATCAGGCTGCTGCAGCACGCTGAGCGCATTCGAGGCGTTCACGCTGCCGCCGTATTGAATCCGCACCCGCGCAGCGGTCGCTGGCGCGACCGACTGGCCAATCCATTGCCGCACAAACGCATGGGCCACTTGAGCCTGCTCAGGGGTTGCGTTGCGGCCGGTGCCGATCGCCCAGACCGGCTCATACGCGATCGTGACTCGATCCCATCCGGCGGCGGCGATACCGTTGAACCCGGCCTCGAGCTGGCGCCTCAGCACGTCCAGTGTTCGACCCGCATCCCGCTCGGCCAAGGTTTCGCCGATGCAGACGATCGGAGCCAAGCCGTGTTTCAGCGCTGCGCCCAATTTGCTGTTCACCATTTCATCGGTCTCGCCGAACACCGTGCGCCGCTCGGAGTGCCCGATGAGCACGATCGCGCAGCCGGCGTCTTTGAGCATCGCGGCGGAGATTTCGCCGGTGAACGCGCCCTGCGGCTCCCAAAACAGATTTTGGGCCCCGACGCGGATGCGCGAGCTCCGGGCGGCGCTGGCG is a window encoding:
- a CDS encoding ABC transporter ATP-binding protein, with the translated sequence MADAVIDAMAVEKRFHPRAALWGRSLPAIPAVDGVTCRLLPGERFGIVGESGCGKTTLAKIMVGLLPPTRGEVRRSGRIQYVFQNPMNSLNPRMTVRETVGEGLVIHRLARGVALRRRVAELLEAVKLPASFAARYPRQLSGGERQRVGIARALSVEPDAVICDEPIASLDVSVGAQIIDLLRDLSQRRTMALLFISHDVRAVASLCERIAVMRRGRFVEVGPTELITTQPQQAYTQLLLRSAALDLDADNADHR
- a CDS encoding triose-phosphate isomerase, whose amino-acid sequence is MITRKPFICGNWKMHLTIAESQALIQRLKASCDTEAVDVAVCPPFTALSAAASAARSSRIRVGAQNLFWEPQGAFTGEISAAMLKDAGCAIVLIGHSERRTVFGETDEMVNSKLGAALKHGLAPIVCIGETLAERDAGRTLDVLRRQLEAGFNGIAAAGWDRVTIAYEPVWAIGTGRNATPEQAQVAHAFVRQWIGQSVAPATAARVRIQYGGSVNASNALSVLQQPDVDGALVGGASLKDEAFSAIVKAAAEAKVVVK
- a CDS encoding ABC transporter permease, producing the protein MSTRAAVVGAVVLLVVFFVAVAAPWLAPCDPTHVNLSQALEPPSMAHWLGTDQLGRDVMSRLMWGARISLLVGVIAVSIAVVVGTLLGACAGFFGGWVDAVLMRLVDTMLSIPTVFLLLAVIALVGPSIELIMVVIGLTSWMGVARLVRAELLSLKEREFVLAARVLGASSARLLCRHLLPNAIAPVLVAATLGVGGAILTESALSFLGLGVQPPTPSWGNILNEGRIALGIAWWLTVCPGLCILVTVLAFNLLGEGIRERISKV
- a CDS encoding tetratricopeptide repeat protein translates to MPITPITADSQRRFPRISGHLRSHLPQSASSWFKILIILTGLWAYHNSFGGPFIFDDIPAIVTNRHVHHLWPLWDVLTAAERGAFNGRPLITFTLALNYALGGVTVWGYHAVNLAIHLAASLALFGIARRTIRMRQRLPEGPGTSGAAEGLALAVALIWLVHPLQTASVTYIIQRSESLMGLCYCAALYSVIRSAEAAHPRRWRMAAVVWCGLGMASKPSMATLPFVAFAYDRFVLSRTEADARCQRRSLFLSLITVCAIIGGVLPFITVLAAPEASFPYQPVTPWAYLLTQTKVVWHYLRLVVWPSPLALDYAWPLSTRLADVWPAALGCVAVLILIGWALRRAPVAGGLAAIAVALLALSSSVVPLADAACEYRMYLPLAPIIALIVLGAWRLLGRFAPPSARPRIAAGLLAVSVVVLGSRTIRRNADYRSSDAIWAATVAARPDNPRARLYLGNALIDAGRRDEARAQLTRALQLKPDYAEAHSNLGKILEQQGDLGAAMRRYQRALAINPLLIEAHNNAANVHMRLGQPSAAIAAYHRALQIAPHAATVRYNLGNAYAQQDRWAEAAAAYAAAIRDDPTLAEARLNFGNVLLHQGKTLDAIAQYAELLRQQPAHAAARRNLAAARQRLTSDP
- a CDS encoding ABC transporter ATP-binding protein, which codes for MSLLSIESLSVSYRSRDQLTTAVRGVSFDVEPGEILALVGESGSGKSSVALALTRLLPVPPAVISGRVMMEGANLLEASPAQLRAIRGGKIAYVFQEPATSLNPVLTIGEQLIEAMRLHTASRGITARALAVEWLQRVGMDSAAGRMSAYPHEFSGGMQQRVMLAMALAAAPVLLVADEPTTALDVTVQVHILRLLRDLQRRLNLAVLLITHDLLVVERLAHRVGVMKAGRLMALGSTSEVLRKAHG
- a CDS encoding ABC transporter permease yields the protein MLTYLVRRLIGLVPILFLITVVSFGIMHLAPGKPVDAAGAFNPKVSLEVRQRLAQLYGLDQPLIRQYLGWLRRVVQLDFGRSFLDDRPVGEKILERLPVTLTINIASLALILIIAIPLGVLAAASPGSRFDQATTVFVFVGYSIPTFWLALLGMEFFGVRLGWLPISGMHTVDYESFPWWQRGADLAWHLVLPVGMTAFASLAGLSRYMRSSMAEVLRADYIRTARAKGVAESRVLFHHGLRNALLPLITILGLSVPDLIGGSVIAETIFSIPGMGRLLYDAVMARDYPVVMALVTIGAVLTLIGNALADIAYAAADPRIRVGKTT
- a CDS encoding peptide-binding protein, which produces MLLFTLLLTPSLCDAAQDHPVAGDAIIEGSIGDASRLLPILASDSASGDIVGLLFNGLLKYNERLDIVGDLAESWDVSPDGMTITFVLRPNVRWHDGVPVTARDVRFTYQKLIDPAVPTPFSSNYALVKSVEVLDARTVRVTYREPFSPALESWMIGVMPEHLLEHDDVSRTPLLRRPIGHGPYRFVRWKTGELIELAANPDYFEHRPWIDRYLYRVIPDQTTLFLELLTRGVDSTSLTPLQFTKLTNRPAISRSYQKFRYPSFGFTYVGYNLADERFRDVRVRQAINLALDKQAIVDGVLYGLGQVATGPYPKESWAYDPSVIPAPRDLASAKRLLAAAGWADHDGDGVIDKAGAPFRFTLLTNQNEVRQQVAELIQQHLRTIGIEMNIRVVEWSVFVHEFIDKRRFEAVLLAWNLSRDPDLFSLFHSSETKEGQYNFVGYANRDVDRLLEDGRRVFDRVERERIYHEVHRRLYEDQPYTFLFVSDALPIVASRFRRVRATPIGIGHNFIDWYVPSAEQRYKSKQLVP
- the secG gene encoding preprotein translocase subunit SecG codes for the protein MYGLVMVIHVLVALFLVIVVLLQGGRGGMAETMGGVAAQSLFGGGANLVMTKLTAGVAALFMVTCLSLAVLSSARGRSVTEQLPMSIDQLPAALPPGTPSIPTPATPAAPTTTAPSTPSSAPPSTTTP